One part of the Georgfuchsia toluolica genome encodes these proteins:
- a CDS encoding HypC/HybG/HupF family hydrogenase formation chaperone — translation MCLAMPARVVELREGEAAVVDLDGVCKTISLALVDDVAVGDYIILHAGYALQKLDVEEAEQTLALFREIGAMP, via the coding sequence ATGTGTCTGGCGATGCCGGCGCGGGTGGTTGAATTGCGCGAGGGGGAAGCGGCCGTGGTTGATCTCGACGGCGTATGCAAAACGATTTCCCTGGCGCTGGTGGACGATGTCGCCGTCGGCGACTACATCATCCTGCATGCCGGCTATGCGTTGCAGAAGCTCGATGTCGAAGAGGCCGAACAGACGCTGGCGCTGTTTCGCGAGATTGGGGCCATGCCATGA
- the hypD gene encoding hydrogenase formation protein HypD has protein sequence MKYIDEFRDGDLARGLAAAIAREAQSARDYRLMEFCGGHTHAISRYGIADLLPSNVRMIHGPGCPVCVLPIGRIDQAIRLAREYGVILCTYADTLRVPASHKLSLLKARAQGADVRMVYSTADALRIARENPAREVVFLAIGFETTTPPTAVALKQARMAGLTNFSVLCNHVLTPAAMHAILAAPDVALDGFIGPAHVSTVIGSAPYEPFPRDYGKPVVIAGFEPLDVMRAIQMLLQQINAGRAVVENEFTRAVTREGNRKACALMSEVFELRDSYEWRGLGTVPHSALKPRAEYAAFDAELRFDIPYAAVPDHKACECGAILRGEKRPQECRIFGTACTPETPLGSCMVSSEGACAAHYTYGRFRKAG, from the coding sequence ATGAAATACATCGACGAGTTCCGCGACGGCGATCTGGCACGCGGCCTGGCCGCTGCCATTGCGCGCGAAGCGCAATCTGCGCGCGACTATCGCCTGATGGAATTCTGCGGCGGCCATACTCACGCCATTTCGCGCTACGGCATCGCCGACCTGCTGCCGTCCAATGTGCGCATGATCCACGGCCCCGGCTGCCCGGTATGCGTGCTGCCGATCGGCCGCATCGATCAGGCAATCCGGCTGGCGCGCGAGTACGGTGTCATCTTGTGCACCTATGCCGACACGCTGCGCGTACCGGCTTCGCACAAACTCTCGCTGCTGAAAGCGCGTGCCCAGGGCGCCGATGTGCGCATGGTCTATTCGACCGCCGATGCCTTGCGCATCGCGCGCGAGAATCCGGCGCGCGAAGTGGTGTTCCTTGCCATCGGCTTCGAGACCACGACGCCGCCTACCGCCGTTGCACTGAAGCAGGCGCGCATGGCAGGACTGACGAACTTCAGCGTGCTCTGCAATCATGTGCTGACACCCGCCGCGATGCACGCGATCCTCGCTGCGCCCGATGTCGCGCTCGATGGCTTCATCGGCCCGGCCCATGTCTCGACGGTGATCGGCAGCGCGCCCTATGAGCCGTTTCCGCGCGATTACGGCAAGCCGGTGGTGATCGCCGGTTTCGAGCCGCTCGACGTGATGCGCGCGATCCAGATGCTGCTGCAGCAGATCAACGCGGGCAGGGCGGTGGTGGAAAACGAATTCACGCGCGCCGTGACGCGCGAGGGCAACCGCAAGGCCTGCGCGCTGATGAGCGAGGTATTCGAGCTGCGCGACAGCTATGAATGGCGCGGCCTCGGCACGGTGCCGCACAGTGCGTTGAAACCGCGTGCCGAATATGCCGCCTTTGATGCGGAACTGCGCTTCGACATTCCCTATGCCGCCGTGCCCGACCACAAGGCCTGCGAATGCGGCGCCATCCTGCGCGGCGAAAAGCGGCCGCAGGAATGCAGGATTTTCGGTACCGCCTGCACGCCGGAAACGCCGCTCGGTTCCTGCATGGTGTCATCGGAGGGCGCCTGCGCGGCGCATTACACCTATGGCCGTTTCAGGAAAGCAGGATGA
- the ppdK gene encoding pyruvate, phosphate dikinase: MTSKRYIHAFEEGDGKNKMLLGGKGANLCEMTQIGLNVPPGFVITTEACLDYLEKDRLPDGLMQGVLAAMKEVEKKSGKLFGDAKNPLLVSVRSGSAMSMPGMMDTILNLGLNNSTIKGLIAQTGNERFAHDALRRFIQLFGKIALGIADEHFDAAMTAMKRQVGAAQDVDLSAENLADLANQFAAIVQKHTGKPFPEDPYEQLEIAIAAVFRSWNGKRAIDYRKQFRITPAMANGTAVNIVTMVFGNMGDDSGTGVGFTRNPGTGENIIYGEYLVNAQGEDVVAGIRTPKPVAEMEQEMPEIYRQLIELRNRLESHYQEVQDFEFTIERGRLYCLQTRNGKMNARALVRTSVEMVKEELIDKKRALLRVDPVMLEQLLVPQLAPDFYGKPLATGLPASPGAASGRIVFDADTAEARGKAGEKIILVREETKPEDIHGFFQAQGILTSRGGKTSHAAVVARGMGKPCVSGCEAIVINDQARSAVIGETTLHEGDVITIDGSTGRVYAGEVPTVEATFSAEMETLLKWADEVARLKVMANADTPDDAARARAFGAMGIGLCRTERMFNSTDRLPIVQEMILAETTEERQAALDRLLTIQRADFKGIFKAMKGLPVTVRLLDPPMHEFLPTAAQLELEIAHLHHMRDSIKALEELPETLKLLNPRLYQQYADGLNKLSMGMKEFKDNHLEEDVIHKKEKILKKVRALSEVNPMLGHRGVRLGITYPEIYSMQIQAILEAAALCAREGLVVYPEIMVPQVATVEELKRIHGYVQRLHKVVELTHGINVGVKFGSMLEVVRACLRSGRMAEDAEFFSFGTNDLTQATFSFSREDAENKFLPSYIETGILQDNPFEVLDLKGVGELMKLAVTEGRKTRPDLKVGICGEHGGHPASIHFCHEIGLTYVSCSGPRVPIARLAAAQAQLRK; encoded by the coding sequence GTGACAAGCAAACGCTATATCCATGCCTTTGAAGAAGGCGATGGCAAGAACAAGATGCTGTTGGGAGGCAAGGGGGCGAATCTGTGCGAAATGACCCAGATCGGCCTGAATGTGCCGCCGGGTTTCGTCATTACGACCGAGGCATGCCTCGACTATCTGGAAAAGGATCGCCTCCCCGACGGACTCATGCAGGGCGTCCTTGCCGCCATGAAGGAGGTCGAGAAGAAATCCGGCAAGCTGTTTGGCGATGCGAAAAACCCTCTGCTGGTTTCGGTGCGCTCCGGTTCCGCCATGTCCATGCCCGGCATGATGGACACCATTCTCAATCTGGGCCTGAACAATTCCACGATCAAGGGCTTGATCGCGCAGACCGGGAACGAGCGCTTCGCCCATGACGCGCTGCGGCGTTTCATCCAGCTTTTCGGCAAGATTGCGCTGGGCATCGCCGACGAACACTTCGATGCCGCGATGACCGCCATGAAGCGGCAGGTAGGTGCGGCCCAGGATGTCGATCTGTCAGCCGAGAATCTGGCCGACCTGGCCAACCAGTTCGCCGCCATCGTTCAAAAGCACACCGGCAAACCTTTCCCGGAAGACCCTTACGAGCAGCTCGAGATCGCCATTGCCGCGGTGTTCCGTTCCTGGAACGGCAAGCGCGCCATCGACTACCGCAAGCAGTTCCGCATCACGCCCGCGATGGCCAACGGTACGGCGGTGAACATTGTCACCATGGTCTTCGGCAACATGGGCGATGATTCGGGCACCGGCGTCGGTTTTACCCGCAATCCGGGCACCGGCGAGAACATTATCTATGGTGAATATCTGGTGAACGCGCAGGGCGAGGACGTGGTGGCGGGCATTCGCACGCCCAAGCCCGTTGCCGAGATGGAACAGGAAATGCCGGAAATCTACCGGCAGCTGATCGAACTGCGCAACCGCCTGGAATCCCATTACCAGGAGGTGCAGGACTTCGAATTCACCATCGAACGCGGCCGCCTCTATTGCCTGCAAACCCGCAACGGCAAGATGAACGCGCGGGCCCTGGTGCGCACTTCCGTCGAGATGGTCAAGGAAGAATTGATCGACAAGAAGCGGGCGCTGCTGCGTGTCGATCCCGTCATGCTGGAACAGCTCCTGGTGCCGCAACTGGCGCCCGACTTTTATGGCAAGCCCTTGGCGACGGGCCTGCCGGCATCACCCGGTGCAGCTTCCGGCCGCATCGTTTTCGACGCCGATACGGCCGAAGCGCGCGGCAAGGCCGGCGAGAAGATCATCCTGGTGCGCGAGGAAACCAAACCCGAGGACATCCACGGCTTCTTCCAGGCGCAGGGTATCCTCACCAGCCGCGGCGGCAAGACCTCGCACGCCGCTGTCGTTGCCCGCGGCATGGGCAAGCCCTGCGTTTCCGGTTGCGAAGCCATCGTGATCAACGACCAGGCGCGCAGCGCCGTCATCGGCGAAACGACGCTGCATGAAGGTGATGTCATTACCATCGACGGCAGTACCGGCAGGGTCTATGCAGGCGAAGTGCCCACCGTCGAGGCAACCTTCTCGGCGGAAATGGAAACGCTGCTGAAATGGGCTGATGAAGTGGCGCGGCTCAAGGTGATGGCCAACGCCGATACGCCTGACGATGCTGCCCGCGCCCGCGCCTTTGGCGCCATGGGCATCGGCCTGTGCCGTACCGAACGCATGTTCAACAGCACCGACCGCTTGCCCATCGTCCAGGAAATGATCCTGGCGGAAACCACCGAGGAGCGTCAGGCGGCGCTGGATCGGCTGCTAACCATCCAGCGCGCCGATTTCAAGGGCATATTCAAGGCCATGAAGGGTCTGCCGGTGACAGTGCGCCTGCTCGATCCGCCCATGCATGAATTCCTGCCGACCGCCGCGCAACTGGAGCTGGAGATCGCCCACCTGCACCACATGCGCGATTCCATCAAGGCCCTGGAGGAACTGCCGGAAACGCTGAAGCTGCTCAATCCCAGACTCTACCAGCAATATGCCGATGGCTTGAATAAGCTGTCAATGGGGATGAAAGAGTTCAAGGACAATCATCTTGAGGAGGACGTCATCCACAAGAAGGAGAAGATTCTCAAGAAAGTGCGTGCCCTTTCTGAAGTGAATCCGATGCTGGGTCACCGCGGCGTGCGCTTGGGGATAACGTATCCCGAAATCTATTCCATGCAGATTCAGGCCATCCTGGAAGCCGCAGCGTTATGCGCCCGTGAAGGACTCGTGGTGTATCCGGAAATCATGGTGCCGCAGGTGGCGACGGTGGAAGAACTGAAGCGCATCCACGGCTATGTGCAGCGCCTGCACAAGGTGGTGGAACTGACCCACGGCATCAACGTCGGCGTCAAGTTCGGCAGCATGCTGGAAGTGGTGCGCGCCTGCCTGCGTTCCGGGCGCATGGCCGAGGATGCCGAGTTCTTCAGTTTCGGCACCAACGACCTGACCCAGGCCACTTTCTCCTTCAGCCGCGAGGATGCAGAGAACAAGTTCCTGCCTTCCTACATCGAAACCGGCATCCTCCAGGACAACCCCTTCGAGGTGCTGGATCTGAAGGGCGTCGGCGAGTTGATGAAGCTGGCGGTGACGGAAGGCCGCAAGACCCGACCCGACCTCAAGGTCGGTATATGCGGAGAACATGGCGGCCACCCGGCCTCGATCCATTTCTGTCACGAGATCGGCCTTACCTATGTCTCCTGCTCTGGCCCGCGGGTGCCGATTGCGCGGCTGGCGGCCGCGCAGGCGCAGTTGCGCAAGTAG
- a CDS encoding MBL fold metallo-hydrolase, whose product MLAATHHYGNGIYVVDSGFIGANLVAIHLIVEKGRVAIVDTAVNATVPRLLHELAGLGLTVAQVDYVILTHVHLDHAGGAGQLMAAFPAARLVVHPRGARHMIDPSKLIAATYDVYGRDNAIRMYGEILPISATRVIEASDKTVICLAGRELLLLDSPGHARHHICIRDSHTGHIFTGDTFGLSHRQFDSGGRQFIYPTTTPSQFDPDALHRTVDMIAGFKPSALYVTHFGQVRDIPRLAADMHRLIDAQVEIAMQEKDFGADRYERIRSGMCQLVAAEAEAQGWGLQGNAAIELLSFDIALNAKGIDIWLGS is encoded by the coding sequence TTGCTAGCCGCCACACACCATTACGGCAATGGAATTTATGTTGTCGATTCGGGTTTTATCGGCGCAAATCTGGTAGCCATCCACCTTATTGTCGAAAAGGGCCGCGTCGCCATTGTCGATACGGCAGTCAATGCGACGGTACCCCGCCTGCTGCATGAACTTGCCGGTCTTGGGCTGACTGTTGCACAAGTCGATTATGTGATCCTCACGCATGTCCATCTCGATCATGCGGGGGGCGCAGGACAACTGATGGCGGCTTTCCCCGCCGCGCGGCTCGTGGTGCATCCGCGTGGCGCAAGGCACATGATAGATCCGTCGAAACTCATCGCCGCGACCTACGATGTCTATGGCCGGGATAATGCGATCCGCATGTATGGCGAAATCCTGCCGATTAGCGCCACACGCGTCATTGAAGCCTCCGACAAAACCGTCATCTGCCTCGCCGGCCGTGAACTGCTGCTGCTCGATTCGCCTGGGCATGCCAGACACCACATCTGCATCCGCGATAGCCATACCGGGCACATTTTCACCGGCGACACCTTCGGGCTTTCCCATCGGCAATTCGACTCTGGCGGGCGTCAGTTTATCTACCCTACCACAACTCCCAGCCAGTTCGATCCTGATGCCCTGCATCGCACTGTCGACATGATTGCCGGTTTCAAACCTTCGGCGCTGTATGTCACGCATTTTGGCCAGGTACGCGACATACCGCGGCTAGCCGCCGACATGCACAGGCTGATCGACGCACAGGTCGAGATTGCCATGCAGGAGAAGGACTTCGGGGCCGATCGTTACGAACGCATCAGATCAGGAATGTGCCAACTCGTCGCGGCGGAAGCCGAAGCCCAAGGTTGGGGATTGCAGGGCAACGCAGCCATCGAACTCCTCTCGTTCGACATTGCGCTCAATGCCAAAGGCATTGATATCTGGCTGGGCAGTTAG
- a CDS encoding carbamoyltransferase HypF — protein sequence MGAVMPPPACVEHRLSTYSDGPPVLGCGAWFKNTLCVIRNGEAYVSRSVGNLDNAAACLAHENAARELLDWLAGVGNVPPAAIGHDLHPNFHSTRFALDLAQKLGIRAFAVQHHHAHIAALCAEHGVRQPVLGLALDGVGLGSDGTAWGGELLRVDGADFERRGHLRPLRLPGGDCAAREPWRMAASLLCDMGRSAEIATRFAAQPAAAELAQMIERDVNCPPTTSMGRVFDVAAGLLGLCPVMRFDAEAALALEQAATGYITRHGLPAPLAEGWRIDGGVLDLLPLFAVLADLKGIDHAGHGAALFHATLVAALDDWTGQIAALSGIRIVALGGGCFFNRLLSAGLRERLQRRGFTVLEASQPGPGDTAIALGQAWVVQRILEEL from the coding sequence ATGGGTGCAGTGATGCCGCCGCCGGCCTGCGTCGAGCACCGCCTGTCGACCTACAGCGACGGCCCGCCAGTGCTGGGCTGCGGCGCCTGGTTCAAGAACACCTTGTGTGTGATACGCAACGGCGAGGCTTATGTCTCGCGCAGCGTCGGCAACCTCGACAACGCCGCCGCTTGCCTTGCGCATGAGAACGCGGCGCGGGAGTTGCTCGACTGGCTTGCCGGGGTTGGAAATGTGCCACCTGCCGCGATTGGCCATGACCTGCATCCGAATTTCCATTCGACCCGCTTTGCGCTCGATCTGGCACAGAAGCTGGGTATCCGGGCCTTTGCGGTACAGCATCACCACGCCCATATCGCGGCCCTGTGTGCCGAACATGGCGTGAGGCAGCCGGTGCTGGGACTGGCGCTTGACGGCGTCGGCCTTGGCAGCGACGGCACGGCCTGGGGCGGCGAATTGCTCCGGGTCGACGGCGCCGACTTCGAGCGGCGCGGCCATCTGCGGCCGCTGCGCCTGCCCGGCGGCGACTGCGCCGCGCGCGAACCGTGGCGCATGGCGGCATCGCTGTTATGCGATATGGGTCGCAGTGCGGAAATCGCCACGCGCTTCGCCGCGCAGCCTGCTGCTGCCGAACTTGCGCAAATGATCGAACGCGACGTGAATTGCCCGCCGACAACCAGCATGGGGCGCGTCTTCGATGTCGCCGCCGGTTTGCTTGGCCTGTGTCCGGTGATGCGCTTCGATGCCGAAGCGGCGCTTGCGCTGGAGCAGGCAGCGACCGGCTATATCACGCGCCATGGCCTGCCGGCGCCGCTCGCGGAGGGCTGGCGCATCGACGGCGGCGTGCTCGACCTGTTGCCGCTGTTTGCCGTGCTGGCCGACCTGAAGGGAATCGACCATGCCGGTCATGGCGCCGCACTGTTTCATGCCACGCTGGTGGCTGCGCTTGACGACTGGACCGGGCAGATCGCTGCCTTGAGCGGCATTCGCATCGTCGCTTTGGGCGGCGGCTGCTTTTTCAACCGGTTGTTGAGCGCGGGGCTGCGCGAACGTCTGCAGCGGCGCGGCTTTACCGTGCTCGAAGCGTCGCAGCCGGGACCGGGCGACACCGCCATCGCACTGGGCCAGGCCTGGGTCGTACAACGTATATTGGAGGAACTCTGA
- a CDS encoding universal stress protein codes for MFKHLLVPTDGSTMSIETRDRAITFAQETGAKLTFFHVKPEFPIALYGEGALVDPTTPQQFSELADQQAKSILDACMDKAKTAGVACDSRSQTSSSVHGAIVAAANEVGADLIFMASHGRRGLSSLLLGSETHKVLTHSTIPVLVFRQPQ; via the coding sequence ATGTTCAAGCATCTTCTGGTTCCGACCGATGGATCGACGATGTCCATTGAAACTAGAGATCGAGCCATAACCTTCGCGCAAGAAACCGGCGCGAAACTTACCTTTTTCCATGTAAAACCGGAGTTCCCAATTGCCCTTTATGGTGAAGGGGCTTTGGTCGATCCCACCACACCGCAGCAGTTCTCGGAATTGGCTGACCAGCAAGCCAAAAGTATTTTGGACGCCTGTATGGACAAAGCTAAAACCGCCGGTGTCGCGTGCGATTCGCGCAGCCAAACCAGCAGCTCGGTTCATGGCGCCATTGTCGCGGCGGCGAACGAAGTTGGCGCGGACTTGATCTTCATGGCCTCGCACGGACGCCGGGGTCTCAGCAGCCTGTTGCTGGGATCGGAGACGCACAAGGTACTGACGCACTCGACGATTCCGGTACTGGTCTTCCGCCAGCCCCAGTAA
- the ald gene encoding alanine dehydrogenase, whose translation MLISVPKEIKNNEYRVGMTPTGVRELANRGHRILVQTGAGSGVGLADQQYAEAGAEVVDSADPVFAQAELIVKVKEPQPQELRLLRAGQVLFTYLHLAPDPEQTKALVASDCIAIAYETVTSPGGGLPLLAPMSEVAGRMSIQAGATCLEKSHGGAGVLLGGVPGVAAGRVTIIGGGVVGYNATQMAVGLGADVTVLDRSLERLAFLDTRYGNRIRTILSTAAAIDEYALEADLVVGAVLVPGAFTPKLVTRNQLAHMRPGSVLVDVSIDQGGCFETSRPTTHDRPTYVVNDIVHYCVANMPGAVARTSTFALTNATLPFILTLADKGYRRALQDDAHLRMGLNVHRGDVTCAPVAAALGYEFVEPLASIGAK comes from the coding sequence ATGCTGATTAGCGTGCCGAAGGAAATCAAGAACAACGAATACCGGGTTGGCATGACACCCACTGGTGTACGCGAACTCGCCAATCGCGGCCATCGCATACTCGTGCAGACAGGCGCCGGCAGCGGCGTGGGGCTAGCCGATCAGCAGTACGCCGAGGCCGGTGCCGAAGTGGTCGACTCGGCCGACCCGGTTTTCGCCCAGGCTGAACTGATCGTCAAAGTGAAGGAGCCCCAACCGCAGGAACTTCGGTTGCTGAGAGCAGGGCAGGTATTGTTCACCTACCTTCACCTTGCGCCCGATCCCGAACAAACGAAAGCCCTTGTCGCCTCGGACTGTATCGCGATTGCGTATGAAACTGTCACCTCGCCTGGCGGCGGGCTGCCCCTGCTGGCACCGATGAGCGAAGTGGCGGGCCGCATGTCGATACAGGCCGGCGCTACCTGCCTGGAGAAATCGCATGGTGGCGCCGGCGTTCTGCTCGGCGGCGTGCCGGGTGTGGCGGCGGGACGGGTCACGATCATCGGCGGTGGAGTGGTCGGCTACAACGCGACGCAGATGGCGGTGGGCCTGGGGGCCGATGTCACGGTGCTGGATCGTTCGCTGGAACGGCTGGCTTTTCTCGACACGCGGTACGGCAACCGTATCCGTACCATTCTGTCGACCGCAGCAGCTATTGATGAATATGCGCTCGAAGCCGATCTGGTCGTCGGTGCCGTACTCGTACCAGGCGCCTTTACGCCGAAACTTGTAACGCGCAACCAACTGGCGCACATGCGGCCGGGCTCGGTGCTGGTGGATGTGTCGATCGACCAGGGCGGCTGTTTCGAAACCAGCCGGCCGACGACGCATGACCGGCCCACCTATGTTGTCAATGACATCGTCCATTACTGTGTCGCCAATATGCCGGGCGCCGTGGCGCGCACCTCCACCTTTGCGCTGACAAACGCCACCCTGCCTTTTATCCTGACGCTTGCCGACAAGGGTTATCGGCGGGCCCTGCAAGACGATGCCCACCTTCGCATGGGCCTCAACGTGCATCGTGGCGACGTCACCTGCGCACCGGTAGCGGCCGCGCTCGGCTACGAGTTCGTCGAGCCTTTGGCGAGCATCGGGGCAAAATAG
- a CDS encoding nitronate monooxygenase, producing MKCVDDFRLRFGRTELVPIMVGGMGVDISTAELALEAARLGGVGHISDALVPAVSDERFKTRFVKEKAKLYKFNVTNSDKSQVHFDLGHLAEATRNHVGKTMEAKRGTGMVFVNCMEKLTMNAPRETLRVRLSSALDAGIDGITLSAGLHLGSFALIEDHPRFRDAQLGIIVSSLRALQLFLRKNARVNRLPDFIVVEGPLAGGHLGFGMDWARYDLRTIVNEILAYLKAEHLDIPVIPAGGIFTGSDAVSFLEEGAAAIQVATRFTVTHECGLPEKVQQEYFKASESDIEVNTISPTGYPMRMLKNSPAIGDGIRPNCEAYGYLLDGNGNCAYITSYNREVALHPGAKKLSVMDKTCLCTQMRNFKCWTCGQLTYRLKDTTNKQADGTYQLLSAEHVFHDYQYSRDYKIALPESILALAS from the coding sequence ATGAAGTGTGTAGATGACTTTCGTCTCAGGTTTGGTCGTACTGAGTTGGTACCGATTATGGTAGGAGGCATGGGAGTCGATATTTCGACTGCCGAACTGGCGCTGGAGGCGGCGCGCCTGGGTGGAGTCGGGCATATTTCGGACGCTTTGGTGCCAGCGGTTTCCGACGAACGTTTCAAAACACGCTTCGTCAAGGAAAAGGCCAAGCTATACAAGTTCAACGTCACGAATTCCGACAAGTCGCAGGTGCATTTCGATCTTGGCCATCTGGCCGAAGCGACCCGCAACCACGTCGGCAAGACCATGGAAGCCAAGCGCGGCACGGGCATGGTGTTTGTCAACTGCATGGAAAAGCTGACCATGAACGCACCGCGCGAAACCCTGCGCGTGCGCCTGTCCAGTGCGCTCGATGCCGGCATCGATGGCATCACGCTCTCCGCCGGCCTGCATCTCGGTTCATTTGCGCTGATCGAGGACCATCCGCGTTTCCGCGACGCCCAGCTTGGCATTATCGTCTCCTCGTTACGCGCGCTGCAGCTATTTCTGCGCAAGAACGCACGGGTCAATCGCCTGCCTGACTTCATTGTCGTTGAAGGACCGCTGGCAGGCGGCCACTTGGGTTTCGGCATGGACTGGGCAAGATATGATTTGCGCACTATCGTCAACGAAATTCTTGCTTACCTGAAAGCCGAGCATCTCGATATTCCGGTCATTCCGGCCGGCGGTATTTTCACCGGCAGCGATGCCGTGTCCTTTCTCGAAGAGGGTGCGGCGGCGATACAGGTAGCGACGCGCTTTACCGTTACCCACGAATGCGGCTTGCCGGAGAAGGTACAACAGGAATATTTCAAGGCCAGCGAGAGCGATATCGAGGTCAACACCATTTCCCCGACCGGCTACCCGATGCGCATGCTGAAGAACAGTCCGGCCATCGGCGATGGCATCCGTCCCAATTGCGAAGCCTACGGCTACCTGCTTGACGGCAATGGCAACTGTGCCTACATCACTTCCTACAACCGGGAAGTGGCGCTGCATCCGGGCGCCAAGAAACTGTCGGTGATGGACAAGACCTGCCTGTGCACCCAAATGCGCAACTTCAAATGCTGGACCTGCGGGCAGCTGACCTATCGCCTGAAGGACACGACCAACAAACAGGCGGACGGTACTTACCAGCTATTGTCCGCCGAGCATGTGTTTCATGACTACCAGTACAGTCGTGACTACAAGATTGCTTTGCCCGAGTCAATTCTTGCCTTGGCGTCTTAA
- the hypE gene encoding hydrogenase expression/formation protein HypE: MNALDLQHGRVDLSHGSGGRAMAQLIAQLFTREFDNEFLAQGDDGARLPHTEGRLVLTTDSHVVSPLFFPGGDIGCLSVHGCINDIAVMGAQPLYLTAGFILEEGFPLADLGRIVASMAQAAREAGVLVVAGDTKVVEQGKADGVFITTAGLGVLREGVDLSGANARPGDAILVSGMLGDHGMAVLSKRENMDFGTTLLSDTAALHRLIARMLDAVPGIHVLRDPTRGGVATTLNEIATQSGVGMLIEEAKLPLRPQVAAGCELLGLDPLYIANEGKLVAICAAADAQGLLAAMRADPLGANADIIGTVGERDPHCFVQMRTSLGGLRVVDWLAGEQLPRIC; encoded by the coding sequence ATGAACGCACTCGATTTGCAGCACGGCCGTGTCGATCTGTCGCACGGTTCGGGCGGGCGCGCGATGGCGCAGTTGATCGCGCAACTGTTTACGCGCGAGTTCGACAACGAATTCCTCGCCCAGGGCGACGATGGCGCGCGCCTGCCGCACACCGAGGGGCGTCTGGTGCTGACCACGGATTCCCACGTCGTGTCGCCGCTGTTCTTTCCCGGCGGCGACATCGGCTGCCTCTCCGTGCATGGTTGCATCAATGACATCGCCGTAATGGGGGCGCAGCCGCTTTACCTCACCGCCGGCTTCATTCTCGAAGAAGGTTTCCCGTTGGCCGATCTGGGGCGCATCGTCGCCTCAATGGCGCAAGCCGCGCGCGAGGCCGGTGTGCTGGTAGTGGCGGGCGATACCAAGGTGGTCGAGCAGGGCAAGGCCGATGGCGTCTTCATCACCACCGCCGGCCTCGGCGTATTGCGCGAGGGGGTCGATCTGTCCGGCGCCAATGCGCGGCCGGGCGATGCGATTCTCGTCTCGGGTATGCTCGGCGATCACGGCATGGCGGTACTGTCGAAACGCGAGAACATGGATTTCGGCACCACGCTCCTGTCTGACACCGCGGCGCTGCATCGCCTGATTGCCCGCATGCTCGATGCAGTGCCGGGCATCCACGTTCTGCGCGATCCGACCCGCGGCGGTGTGGCGACCACGTTGAATGAAATCGCCACCCAGTCGGGCGTCGGCATGCTGATTGAGGAAGCCAAGCTGCCGCTGCGGCCGCAGGTGGCGGCCGGCTGCGAACTGCTCGGCCTCGATCCGCTCTATATCGCCAATGAAGGCAAGCTGGTCGCTATTTGTGCGGCAGCCGACGCGCAGGGACTGCTCGCCGCGATGCGCGCCGATCCACTCGGCGCCAATGCCGACATCATCGGCACGGTGGGCGAACGCGACCCGCATTGCTTCGTGCAGATGCGCACTTCGCTCGGCGGGCTGCGTGTTGTGGACTGGCTGGCAGGGGAGCAGTTGCCGAGGATTTGCTGA